The Anopheles coluzzii chromosome 2, AcolN3, whole genome shotgun sequence genome window below encodes:
- the LOC120952581 gene encoding tryptophan 5-hydroxylase 1, whose product MSGSGKGLLGLWLYHSGDQEWAVKEGSPLHRRKEFAKSADHSNGNERNGSDRTSIIFTLKNQIGGLASALRVFQELGINVLHVELNKSGEMCDSADVLVDIECDANRLEQVLRLLKREVQSVNYAAQISSDGPPPTPLSACGSFDFGEMHWFPRKISDLDRAQNVLMYGSELDADHPGFKDPVYRKRREQFAAIANSYKHGSPIPRVQYTPEEIKTWGTVFRELHKLYIKHAVPEYLENWPELVKYCGYREDNLPQLQDINVFLKRKTGFQIRPVAGYLSPRDFLSGLAFRVFHCTQYIRHSSDPFYTPEPDCCHELLGHMPLLANSSFAQFSQEIGLASLGASEEDINKLATLYFFTVEFGLCRQQDGSFKVFGAGLLSSVAELQHAITTTDKIKRFDPEVTCQEECIITAYQNAYYYTDSFEEAKEKMRAYADTIQRPFGVRYNPYTQTVEVLSNAKKITAVVSELRGDLSIVSSALKKVSAMDENLDVEKIEKLLSSSLHVCDKTLNSEEHDGPEQTSSTPNKE is encoded by the exons ATGAGTGGTTCCGGCAAAGGATTATTGGGATTATGGCTGTACCATAGCGGCGATCAGGAGTGGGCCGTTAAGGAGGGCAGCCCGTTACATCGGCGGAAGGAATTTGCT AAATCGGCCGACCACAGCAATGGCAACGAGCGCAACGGATCCGACCGGACGTCGATCATCTTCACGCTGAAGAACCAAATCGGTGGTCTGGCCAGTGCGCTGCGCGTGTTCCAGGAGCTCGGCATCAACGTGCTGCACGTGGAGCTGAACAAAAGCGGCGAAATGTGCGACAGTGCGGACGTCCTGGTCGACATCGAGTGTGATGCCAACCGGCTCGAGCAGGTGCTGCGACTGCTAAAGCGCGAAGTGCAGTCGGTTAACTACGCCGCCCAGATTAGCAGCGATGGACCACCGCCAACGCCACTGTCCGCTTGTGGTAGTTTCG ATTTCGGCGAGATGCATTGGTTCCCGCGGAAGATATCCGACCTGGACCGGGCGCAGAACGTGCTGATGTACGGCAGCGAGCTGGATGCGGACCATCCCGGGTTTAAGGATCCGGTGTACCGCAAGCGTCGAGAGCAGTTTGCGGCCATTGCCAACTCCTACAAGCA TGGCAGTCCCATCCCGAGAGTTCAGTACACACCGGAGGAAATCAAAACCTG GGGTACGGTGTTCCGTGAGCTGCACAAGCTCTACATCAAGCACGCCGTGCCGGAGTATCTGGAGAACTGGCCCGAGCTGGTGAAGTACTGCGGCTACCGGGAGGACAATCTGCCCCAGCTGCAGGACATCAACGTGTTTCTGAAGCGCAAAACTGGCTTCCAGATCCGCCCCGTGGCCGGTTACCTCTCACCGCGCGACTTCCTGTCCGGGTTGGCGTTCCGGGTGTTCCACTGCACCCAGTACATCCGCCACTCGTCCGATCCGTTCTACACGCCCGAACC CGACTGTTGTCACGAGCTGCTCGGGCATATGCCGCTCCTAGCCAACTCGAGCTTTGCGCAGTTCTCGCAGGAGATTGGGCTCGCTTCGCTCGGTGCGTCCGAGGAGGATATTAACAAGCTGGCGACGCTGTACTTCTTCACGGTCGAGTTTGGGCTGTGCCGTCAGCAAGATGGCAGCTTTAAGGTGTTTGGGGCCGGGTTGCTTTCGTCGGTGGCGGAGCTGCAGCACGCAATCACCACGACGGACAAGATCAAGCGGTTCGATCCGGAGGTGACGTGCCAGGAGGAGTGCATCATCACAGCGTACCAGAACGCGTACTACTACACGGACTCGTTCGAGGAGGCGAAGGAGAAGATGAG GGCTTATGCGGACACCATTCAGCGCCCGTTCGGTGTGCGGTACAATCCGTACACGCAAACGGTGGAGGTGCTGAGCAATGCGAAGAAGATCACGGCCGTCGTGAGTGAGCTGCGCGGTGATCTGAGCATTGTTTCGTCCGCCCTGAAGAAGGTGTCCGCGATGGATGAAAACCTGGACGTGGAAAAGATTGAGAAGCTGCTGTCGAGCAGTTTGCAT GTGTGCGATAAAACACTTAATTCGGAGGAACACGATGGACCCGAGCAGACTTCAAGTACACCCAATAAAGAGTAG
- the LOC120953845 gene encoding JNK-interacting protein 1 has product MADTEFEELRQNLDALPTFRKAPAPFYSLVADLDLDDTPSSKSDASSDHEEDGPLSASDTGTTVDSVLKGTPSKTQQLIQTISTISSGSSSTGEDDELGDGLRTVVTTHRKPSDGSEGDDELLVVTATAAPGSGPESLLQLHLTPHTVDGKGTADVDAHSQQHPSVVNLGQVGAGGASATSDAATTTNSSSSQLARTSSLPWIPGQVERRRRKLPEIPKNRKSSVLQLLAGQTSLADELSASSRRAPHHYPASHHHQPGTTFFKQSSLLALKCSYLLDEDSSPDSERLQSLGDVDSGHSTAHSPNDYKSMSPPPVQPVSPVTSPFPPPYGGVPYSQLEMLEATHRALHKFIPRHHDEIEIEIGDPIYVQKEAEDLWCEGVNLRTGRQGIFPSAYAVDLDYNDFDPTSVEMKRERYLLGYLGSVETMAHKGTGVVCQAVRKIVGNGTESPKAQPCILEISDQGLRMVDRSRNKKSKGPCIDYFYSLKNVSFCAFHPRDHRYIGFITKHPTVQRFACHVFQGTESTRPVAEAVGRAFQRFYQKFIETAYPIEDIYID; this is encoded by the exons ATGGCCGACACGGAGTTTGAGGAGCTCCGTCAAAATCTGGACGCGTTGCCAACGTTCCGAAAGGCTCCCGCACCGTTCTACTC CTTGGTGGCAGATTTGGATCTGGACGATACGCCCTCCTCCAAGAGCGACGCCTCGTCGGACCACGAAGAGGATGGGCCACTGTCGGCGAGCGACACCGGCACGACGGTCGACTCAGTGCTGAAGGGAACGCCGAGCAAGACGCAGCAGCTCATCCAGACGATTAGCACgatcagcagcggcagcagcagcaccggcgaGGACGACGAGCTTGGCGATGGGTTGCGGACGGTCGTAACGACGCACCGGAAGCCTTCGGACGGTTCCGAAGGGGACGATGAGCTGCTGGTGGTGACGGCGACGGCGGCGCCTGGTTCTGGGCCGGAAAGCTTGCTGCAGCTGCACCTTACGCCACACACGGTCGACGGGAAAGGTACGGCTGACGTAGACGCGCATTCCCAGCAGCATCCTTCGGTGGTGAACTTGGGTCAGGTTGGGGCCGGCGGTGCTTCCGCGACGAGTGATGCAGCAACCACgacgaacagcagcagttcCCAGCTAGCAAGGACCAGCTCGCTGCCCTGGATCCCGGGACAGGTCGAGCGGCGAAGGCGCAAGCTGCCGGAGATTCCGAAAAATCGTAAAT CTTCCGTGCTTCAGCTGCTCGCGGGCCAAACGTCACTGGCGGACGAGCTGAGTGCCAGCAGCCGAAGGGCACCGCATCACTACCCGGCATCGCATCACCACCAGCCCGGCACGACCTTCTTCAAGCAGAGCTCGCTGCTCGCGCTCAAATGCAGCTACTTGCTGGACGAGGACTCCAGCCCGGACTCGGAACGGTTGCAGAGCCTGGGCGACGTGGACAGCGGGCACAGTACGGCCCACTCGCCGAACGACTACAAGAGCATGTCCCCACCGCCAGTGCAGCCGGTGTCGCCGGTGACGTCCCCGTTTCCACCGCCGTACGGTGGCGTCCCGTACAGCCAGCTGGAGATGCTGGAGGCGACGCACCGTGCCCTGCACAAGTTCATCCCGCGGCACCACGATGAGATCGAGATCGAGATCGGCGACCCGATCTACGTGCAGAAGGAGGCGGAAGATCTGTGGTGCGAGGGCGTCAATCTGCGCACCGGGCGGCAGGGTATATTTCCTTCGGCGTACGCCGTCGATCTGGATTACAACGATTTCGATCCGACCTCGGTCGAGATGAAGCGCGAACGGTATCTACTCGGGTACCTGGGCTCGGTCGAAACGATGGCCCACAAGGGTACGGGCGTCGTCTGCCAGGCGGTGCGGAAAATTGTCGGCAATGGGACGGAGTCGCCCAAGGCGCAGCCGTGCATACTGGAGATCTCGGACCAGGGCCTGAGGATGGTGGACCGATCGCGG AACAAGAAATCCAAAGGCCCTTGCATAGACTACTTCTACTCGCTGAAGAACGTCTCGTTCTGTGCGTTCCACCCGAGGGATCATCGCTACATCGGCTTCATCACGAAGCATCCGACGGTGCAGCGGTTCGCGTGCCACGTGTTCCAGGGTACCGAGTCGACCCGCCCGGTTGCCGAGGCGGTCGG GCGAGCTTTTCAGAGATTCTACCAGAAGTTCATAGAGACGGCATATCCGATAGAGGACATCTACATAGACTAA